Below is a genomic region from Venturia canescens isolate UGA chromosome 1, ASM1945775v1, whole genome shotgun sequence.
ATTTATATGAGCCTGAAATTTTGCGAAGACAATAATAATTAGCGTGTGTTAGAGATGCAgagttttcacaaaacttttaCCGAAACATCCAATCTGTAGCTCGTTTTATACAGGAAATACAAAGCTTTTGAGGtggaaattataaataatttttgttaacGAACTTGTAAATCTCGTTGACTGAGATACGTCCGCCGACAGCCAGCATTGCCATATCTGGTACCACCATGAGTACACATGAATACCGTTCCTAATCCGGTCTGCTCGACACGCGATACTTTTTCCATACAACGTGGACAAACTTTGTCTTCTCTTTTAGCGCACGACAGGCAAAAAACGTGTTTGCACGGGATCTAagagataaaaattgaaaaagaaatgggcATTGAAAATTGGCTTTTTTCCCataattgtaaaataatttcaatgtatGAACTTGGGGTTTCAACTAGCAACAAATACGGAAGTCGATAAATCAATATTTATGGCTTTGAGTTCAACTTGATTGAAATgtagatggaatttttaaacattttccaTTTTGAGATTCATAATATTATAacaaaatgtacaaatttaattttcgatccattagaaaatttggaataatacgttcaagtacttttagcaacAGTTTTTGTCACAAATATGCGGCAATGTTAAACAAATTGTTACCATGCGTCCATATATGAGAATTGGTTTCAGACACTTGTCACAACAGTGTATCATAGGGTTGAGAACTTTTTCTCCGATTAAATTGACCCGGTGATCCCATCTCAAACGCAGCATGGGCTCAGGAGGGCCACGATTAATGGTGGTGAATGTTGGTGCCTCTAGTTGTGATATATCAGCCTCTAGATCGAACTGTTGCTCGAGCGGTAAgcgttgctgctgttgctgatTTTGCTGGGTGTCATGCTGCTTGGATTCTGGCTCTCCCATCTCCATGGGAGTTTCTTCCGAAGGTTGAGTAACATCTTCATCATCACTTTCGATTATCTACAGTAGAGAATAAGCTCTTATATTTTGGATGTATATAATTTTCATGGTTCAATTACTTTTTATCGTACTTTTATCGTACACGTTTTATGGTAATAATAATCATGTTAAGATGATTTATCACTTGTTCAATTGGTAAAAATCCTGTTGTACAGTTAATTCCGAGTAGCTTGatactttaaagaaaatatgagttacacgctaatctcattttatcagagaacaaagtgtaacttttatttttcccaaAAAATCAAGTATGTTAGAGTAAACCGTGCAACCATTTTGCAGCTACTTCTTTCGCATTCACGCAAGTGATAGATTACCTTAACATCAAAAAGTGCAAGTTTTAGCATCATTGAAATCGGTTCACGTTTTAATATGGTGTTTAGTTCAACACATTTTTAAATCCGTCGAAATTAATATCGAACTTCGGATAGTTGTGGTTTATAAAGTATTTTCTAAATTCTTTCGTTGCATTCTTGGAAacagtaagaaaaaaataagaaaaattatagATCGAACATTACCTTAACTGCTTTCTTGACTCTTCCTCTCGCCCGACCTCTGGCCCGTCCACGACCTCTACCTCGTGCTCTGCCTCTCATTCTTTTGCCGGCATCTTCCTCCATTACTAAGAACAGAATTCATTCACGTGATAAACAAACAATACACCATTGAATTATTTAGAATTCGAACAGTCCGTCAAATTTGACCCGGTATGTTTAAGGTTAGGTATTATTTTTTGTCACGACAAATTGAGATATTACGTTTTCATATAACATTGCGACTGTTAGAACTTTGAGAAATCTTCTGACGATGGATGGCTTCAAGTACTAACAATTAATAATACTCTATAATGGATGAATGTCAACTAACGCACAGTGTTACTTTTTTGTCTGTACGTTGTTCATTGGGGTCACCCAAGCGGCGCCATTGCCATTCAGCCATTCACCACCGATCATTAACCAATGGAATTTCGCTTCATCCCCAGGTTTTTTCATTGGGTTCTCATTGCTTGCGTTGTACGTTGTACAAAAATGATTGATGTaaacatcatttttctttatgcTTTCTTACGTACTTTactttctttattatttttttattccaatggaAAAAAGCAATCAAAACAGTTAGGATTGCTCTTGTTTGTTGTTTGATTCTGTCTCATTACACGACACGACGACACACAGCAATCGCCGCGGTGACGTCACAATCGCATCTCAAtctcccaaaaaaaaaataaaacaaacgcagAAAGTTCGCAAGCACTTTAGctggacatttttttaagcttcccaaaattttgaaaaacgacttGTTTTTAGTGcgttaaaaattctttttgagcttcaagaacaataaaaatattgtttttttcggcATATTGTATTAATGCATATGGTATGTCAGTGTGTTACCATGGATacgaattttgatatttttcccTACATGGTTCTGATACGATATCGATATGATATCAGATAAGGGTtggaatttcgaataattacgattttttttgttttcaacaaTCGTTCatcatcattttgaaattgttgAAGTACCTTTTTACAGTacatccaataaaaaaaacttggagtgAAAACGGAACGTAGTGTAAACGAATCGATATTAACTCATGAATTTCATGAcgaaggtttttcaatatctccTGGGAAATACAGTGATAGTGAGGTTAGATATAACACATTTCACATTTCTGTAATCGTTGCTGTTGGCGCAATTAAAACTGCGACTTTCCAATGTATTTTGCATCGTCAATTATTCGTGTGATCACAACTGTTATTCTTATTGTCATGAATAATATTCATTGCTTTTTAGCAATTGATGCTGCATATCAGTGTTAATACAACATCAACAAGTTATCAGATGGAAACGTGCAGAAAGGAATAAAGGAGTATCGACTTTGAACAAACTATGTGTTAAGATAACAGCTTAATCATGAATATTGAACCAATGCAGGATGCAGGGACTGCGTCAGTATTATCATCGGGTCCTTCTGGATCAGGAAACTCTGCTAATTTTTGGGATTCTGCAAGATTATCATATACGAATCCTGTGTTGACAAACCAGGATATGATGTTGATAACTCGTCATACGCTTAGACACAAATTCATCATATATAAAATTGGCACTTATACCAAGAAGCAGATTCTCGATGCAGTGATATCAGCGTGTTCACCGGCGATACTATTTCCTCTGATGTATACTGTCGAGAGCCCTAACAAAGCATCATTCATAGCAAAATGCACAGTTGCAATGATTAAACAATTTGTCATACGAGGTCTCAAAATCACTATGCCGGATGACTGTACTCTAGGAATGGATATTATTCTGGGTTATACAAATAGCCttacaattaatttttcaagggAAATAAATATGGCGATAAAATCACGTTACGATCCAGTAAGAAAAACTCTTAATCTTGACAATTTTGAAAACGATAAATCATTACGTAACATCTATTGTGCGACCTCATCACCAAGGATATTGGCTTTCATTTTGCAAGGATGTAGCGTTGCCTACAATGCTGAACATAACCATAACTCCAAACTGTCAGTGCGGGAATTGAGCTTGCGTCATAATAATTTGATCGGTCTCGGACAACTGGATAAATGCTTCAATTATCACCTGACGAAAATTGATTTAAGAAACAATGACATTATTAACATGAACGAGTTGTATAATTTCAAAGATTTCAAGATCGATGAAATTTGGCTGGATGGTAATCCGTTGTGTTCTCGTTTTACAAATCGGGAGGATTACGTGCGAGAAGTTAAAGCGATATTTCCGCATGTGCAAAAACTCGATGGAATAATGATCGGAGTCGAAACAAAGTGGTTACCCCCCATACAAATGAATTATCTCAACGGTTTTTCTAAAATCAATCtgataaaacaatttattcgaCATTTCTTCACGTTTTACGACCAAAACGACAGAATCGTAATGAATGGTCTCTACGATCACGATGCTCTTTTCTCTATGACTCTTGGACCCATCACACACTCCACTCATTTGCAAATGACCAAAGCTTTTGCaaataatcgaaatttattgaaattcgtAGACTACGCCAAATGTCAAGAATTCCTCTTGCGTGGACCAGATAAAATAATAGCCGCTCTTCGACGACAGCCGACCACCGTTCACGATTATAGaaacttcaacgtcgattTATTGTTTCATACCGAAGATTCGGTGACGATAGCTGTGCAAGGCTTTTTCTCCTACAGAGAATACTCTCATCCACCATTGTTTTTCAATCGTACATTTGTCATCGTAGAGATTGAGGACAATGAGTACTGCATCGCCAACGATCAGTATCACATTCAAAGTGATTCATCCAACTCGAAAAGTACCTCCGAGGCAAAACTTCGACCTACTGTTGCTATTCCGGATATtaaatttacgatttttagTCGGAGCGAGAAAGAACAGTTGTTAAGATTCTTGAGTGAGCGTACAACAATGAACGAAGAATATTGTTATCGTTTTTTGGAACAGGCTAATTGGGATATTCGCGTTGCTCTTGGAGCTTTCGTGAAATCTTATACCGTAAACGATGTTCCACTGGAGGCTTTTCAACGATATACGTATTCGTGATAGTAGAAagttgaattttgttttttcaccaTCTTTGGGTCTTTAGTGCGTACAGAACTGCATGTACATACCGCTCAATCGaaagttcgtaaaaaaaataaatacaaatgtaagatttatgaaatattttgtggcaaaaaattattttcgttgatttttttaccATAATAcccactaatttttttttgcaaaacgaaataaatttatattgttcGACTGATTCGAAAACTCTTAAAATCTGCAACAGGACATTTAGAGTATGAAGAATGAAGTAATGATTGTCTAAACGATAGAGTTCAATCAATTTATAattgaggggaaaaaatgaacCTCGTATGTGCTATGTGAGATTAGCACAAATAATACTTTTATTTGTAATAAACTTTGTCCAAATGTTGGTGACCTAAATCTCAGGATACCAGATATGAACGTAATGTCATTAAAAATAGTTTCATAACCGTACAAAAATGACTTATCGTTTTGCAACGTTAATTCTTCCGCCATTTCAATCTTCACTTTTTACAAAACAGAAAACAAATAGATATCTCGTCAAAACGAGTATATAAACTTTTCAGCAACCTTGTTGCATATTTAACAACGCAATACTTTTGTTTATATGTGTAATTGTGTTTACGTTTGAGTTAACGCCCAACTCGAAAACTTTTTGCATTAGTGGCAACGCGTGttctgaaatgaaaataaaaaatgggattaataccaatgaaataaaaatttgtcgtCATATTGTGTTTTTGGACATAACAAGACGGAAGAAATCTCACCTTGCATGCAAAGTAATATTTCGGGTAGTCGATCCAATGCAGACATTAACACGTCTGATCTCGGGCTGTCCAAGCAGCGCTGGAAagcagacaaaatattcaaatttggtGCAGGTCGATACTTGAGTGCCCTCGCAAGGAGACTGTGCGCCAGACTTCTTATATTTCCTTGTGGCGATACAAGCAATTCAGCTATACTGTCCACGACAAACTCTAGCACCGATGGTTTCCGCGAAGAAAGATGGTCAATTTCCTGTAAAGCTGTGTACACatctgaaacattttttcaatatcagaTGAACAATATCCAGAGAAGTCGAAAGTCAAATGATGTTTTTAAAAGTTTATTAAATCCGCAGTACGCACCGTCGCCTTGAATCTTGCTGAGAGTTGTAATCAACGACGGCCAATGTGATGGAAATCCTGGTTCTACAGGTGCGACAGGTGCACCCGTAACAAATATTTCCTCACCATTGTTGCCCTCTCTGGGGCCTGGTATACTCGCGACCAGAGCCCGTAGGTTCGGTAAGCCGGGATAGAGAGCCTGTATCTCgctaaaagaaaatattgagaaacataaaattcattgtaaaaaatcaaattgaatttttaaatgctCGACGAAGCATCTCGTAAAAGTTCTCGTGGACTTCACACTCATTTTTCAACTGCTTCGATACGACTACAGTTTATTTCGCTTTGCACAAGCGTAGTAAGTCTCTAGCTAGAAATACAATTCATTTCTGTATATATTTTCTAAATCGTACCGGAGGACGTGAACATTTTTGTGTAAATATTTCAATGCCGGTTGAGCGTCGTGAGCTACGTAAGCTTGCAACAATGTGATAAATCTGTTCAACAAGGGCGTCAATTCCTTGCCCGGAGAATAATTCtgaaagaagaataaaaatttcacataTACATACAcgatgaaattaaaatgaGAAGCTTCGGtaaggtaaaaaaatttatttcgatgaGGGCTTACCTGGAAACATTGGAAGTAATTTGCCAGTGTATCCTCAAGAGCGGGCCTGTGTTCCTCATTGAACAAATGAGGCTGCAAAAGTTCCAATAATCCTAGTActtgaataaacaaattcaAATGATGGCCCGAACGAAAGTCGCAAAAATCAAAGTACGAACGACCGGTGAGCGATGACGCAAGCATCGGAAGTTGTCGTAGTACCAATATTGGATGCACAGCGGCCATTTTTCGAGCGCAAAGCTCAAAATCCTGCGACTTGCTAA
It encodes:
- the LOC122419258 gene encoding nuclear RNA export factor 1-like, whose amino-acid sequence is MNIEPMQDAGTASVLSSGPSGSGNSANFWDSARLSYTNPVLTNQDMMLITRHTLRHKFIIYKIGTYTKKQILDAVISACSPAILFPLMYTVESPNKASFIAKCTVAMIKQFVIRGLKITMPDDCTLGMDIILGYTNSLTINFSREINMAIKSRYDPVRKTLNLDNFENDKSLRNIYCATSSPRILAFILQGCSVAYNAEHNHNSKLSVRELSLRHNNLIGLGQLDKCFNYHLTKIDLRNNDIINMNELYNFKDFKIDEIWLDGNPLCSRFTNREDYVREVKAIFPHVQKLDGIMIGVETKWLPPIQMNYLNGFSKINLIKQFIRHFFTFYDQNDRIVMNGLYDHDALFSMTLGPITHSTHLQMTKAFANNRNLLKFVDYAKCQEFLLRGPDKIIAALRRQPTTVHDYRNFNVDLLFHTEDSVTIAVQGFFSYREYSHPPLFFNRTFVIVEIEDNEYCIANDQYHIQSDSSNSKSTSEAKLRPTVAIPDIKFTIFSRSEKEQLLRFLSERTTMNEEYCYRFLEQANWDIRVALGAFVKSYTVNDVPLEAFQRYTYS